AATATGAGTGAAGCGTAGCCATTTCCGCGATAATTCGGGTGTGTACATACACCAACTACCATAGCGGATAATGAATTTTCAGCGGAAGTAGAGGCGGATGCGATGATCACGCCATCTTTTTCAATATAGTATGTGCGTCCTGTATTTGTTTCGATAGCCTGCCTTAATATTTTCTCTGATTCATTAGTAGTCGGAAATTCAGCGATGTCACTTCGTAATTTCATAATTCGTTCTATATCATCGAGTGAGGCAAGTTTAATTGTTTCATAAATTGGTGTGTTAGGTAAGTTGTTGTCATTTAGACATTCGCAAAAATACATTTCATTTTTGGCGCCTAGTTGTACACTTGGAGCAGTTTCAAATCTTTCTACAATAGTTGACTTGCCAGAGAGTTTAAGTGGCTTATATGCGGAAAGAAGTGCCTCATAATCAGTGGTAACAAAGTCTTCTTTACTATATGGTATAAATGAATCGTGGAATCGGAGTAA
This genomic interval from Bacillus thuringiensis contains the following:
- a CDS encoding GNAT family N-acetyltransferase, producing MMRKLTKKDHEQVFAYLKEEAALNLFIIGDIEAFGYDTDFQELWGVFKENGTLKSILLRFHDSFIPYSKEDFVTTDYEALLSAYKPLKLSGKSTIVERFETAPSVQLGAKNEMYFCECLNDNNLPNTPIYETIKLASLDDIERIMKLRSDIAEFPTTNESEKILRQAIETNTGRTYYIEKDGVIIASASTSAENSLSAMVVGVCTHPNYRGNGYASLILQKMIQDFTKEGRTLCLFYNNPAAGRIYKRLGFKDIGMWTMYR